The following proteins are encoded in a genomic region of Mycobacterium sp. 155:
- the purE gene encoding 5-(carboxyamino)imidazole ribonucleotide mutase, producing MPGKPNQPRVGLIMGSDSDWSVMSDAATALAEFEVPFEVGVVSAHRTPGRMLDYAQNAADRGIEVIIAGAGGAAHLPGMVASATPLPVIGVPVPLARLDGLDSLLSIVQMPAGVPVATVSIGGARNAGLLAVRILGAGDAALRARMAAFQADLEAMVLAKDAALRQQLLGGGADE from the coding sequence ATGCCGGGTAAACCGAATCAGCCCCGCGTCGGGCTCATCATGGGCAGCGACAGTGACTGGTCGGTGATGTCCGATGCGGCCACTGCCCTGGCCGAATTCGAGGTGCCGTTCGAGGTTGGTGTCGTCTCGGCGCATCGCACCCCGGGCCGGATGCTCGACTATGCGCAGAACGCAGCCGACCGAGGCATCGAGGTGATCATCGCCGGGGCCGGCGGGGCCGCGCACCTGCCCGGGATGGTGGCGTCAGCGACACCGCTGCCGGTGATCGGCGTGCCGGTGCCGCTGGCCCGGCTCGACGGCCTCGATTCGTTGCTGTCGATCGTGCAGATGCCCGCCGGTGTGCCGGTTGCCACAGTGTCGATCGGTGGCGCTCGCAACGCCGGTCTGCTCGCGGTACGCATCCTGGGTGCCGGCGATGCTGCGCTGCGGGCCCGAATGGCGGCGTTCCAGGCGGATCTGGAGGCCATGGTGCTGGCCAAAGACGCCGCACTACGGCAGCAATTACTGGGCGGCGGCGCGGACGAGTAA
- a CDS encoding polysaccharide deacetylase family protein translates to MFHGVEAEPLVPSCWHVLDAATFRRQLEYVRRHFHVLPLEEALERLQTRTLPDWAAVLTFDDGTQNLATHAAPVLRDLGLPAAAFLTTGPMGTDEALWPDRLWLAVARTTRPDIDLTPLGLRNYSLRTDADRGQTYADAVMRLKALPDSDRIAEFKWIVTTLEPERNASAGPFQMLSWDEARALTHDGTMTLHPHTVSHPILSQCTDEKIEREISDSCATLERETGCAPTIFAYPNGRARDFDERTKAVLRRCGIRWALSAIAGFADEGSDPLELPRIPVGTDLSFARFQLLVSGAFRRSPALSTSPPVNTHFTSSPTASRSQSS, encoded by the coding sequence ATGTTCCACGGCGTCGAGGCCGAGCCGCTCGTCCCGTCATGCTGGCACGTCCTTGACGCCGCAACCTTCCGACGCCAGCTGGAGTACGTACGCAGACACTTTCATGTGCTGCCGCTCGAAGAGGCACTTGAGCGGCTCCAGACACGAACGCTGCCAGATTGGGCCGCGGTGTTGACCTTTGACGACGGGACGCAGAATCTGGCGACGCATGCCGCACCGGTGCTGCGCGACCTCGGGTTACCCGCGGCGGCATTCCTGACGACGGGTCCGATGGGCACGGACGAGGCACTGTGGCCCGACCGGCTCTGGCTCGCCGTCGCGCGGACGACACGGCCTGACATCGATTTGACACCACTGGGCCTTCGCAATTACTCGCTCCGTACTGACGCTGACCGCGGGCAAACATATGCGGATGCAGTCATGCGGCTCAAAGCACTGCCCGACTCAGACCGGATCGCAGAGTTCAAGTGGATCGTCACAACGCTCGAACCGGAGCGCAATGCATCCGCCGGGCCATTCCAAATGCTCTCGTGGGACGAGGCCAGGGCGCTTACTCACGACGGTACGATGACGCTCCACCCCCACACGGTGAGCCACCCAATCCTCTCGCAGTGCACGGATGAGAAGATTGAGCGCGAAATCTCCGACTCATGCGCGACCCTCGAACGCGAGACGGGCTGCGCACCAACGATTTTCGCCTACCCTAACGGTAGGGCACGAGACTTCGATGAGCGGACGAAAGCGGTATTACGCCGGTGCGGCATCCGATGGGCGCTCTCGGCCATCGCAGGCTTCGCCGACGAAGGCTCCGACCCGCTCGAACTTCCACGCATCCCGGTAGGAACCGACCTATCTTTCGCGCGGTTCCAGCTCCTCGTCTCTGGCGCGTTCCGGCGAAGTCCGGCTCTATCAACGAGCCCGCCGGTAAACACGCACTTCACATCGAGCCCGACCGCGAGCAGATCGCAGTCTTCCTAG
- a CDS encoding 5-(carboxyamino)imidazole ribonucleotide synthase: MTETQKPHDTMDTVPSTPNSQPSPPSGRVAQVVMIGGGQLARMTHQAAIALGQTLRVLAAGPDDPAAQVTPDVVIGSHTDLDALRRAAKGTSVLTFDHEHVPSEHLDQLVAEGITVAPPPQALIHAQDKLLMRRRLEALGAPVPRYAEITSVEDVEEFVRRIDGPVVIKTIRGGYDGKGVSMADDLDQAREIVASHLADGVPVLAEERVTMRRELAALVARSPFGQGAAWPVVETVQRNGICVEAYAPAPGLSDELGAAAQELGLRLACELGVVGVLAVELFETVDGALLVNELAMRPHNSGHWTMDGAVTSQFEQHLRAVLDYPLGDTSAIAPVTVMANVLGAPETPAMSMDERLHHLFARMPEAKVHLYGKGERPGRKIGHVNMLGSDAVDLRERAVRAAHWLSHAEWTDGWDSHAG, from the coding sequence ATGACCGAGACGCAGAAGCCGCATGACACGATGGACACCGTGCCGAGTACACCCAACAGTCAGCCTTCGCCCCCGAGCGGGAGAGTCGCTCAAGTCGTGATGATCGGGGGAGGCCAGCTCGCCCGGATGACCCACCAGGCCGCTATTGCGCTGGGCCAGACCCTGCGAGTGCTAGCCGCCGGGCCCGATGACCCCGCCGCTCAGGTGACCCCCGACGTGGTCATCGGATCGCACACCGATCTCGATGCGCTGCGCAGGGCCGCCAAGGGCACTTCGGTGCTGACCTTCGACCACGAGCACGTGCCCAGCGAGCATCTGGACCAACTGGTCGCCGAGGGCATCACAGTGGCGCCCCCGCCGCAGGCGCTGATCCATGCGCAAGACAAGTTGTTGATGCGCCGACGGCTCGAAGCGCTGGGCGCGCCGGTCCCGCGGTACGCCGAGATCACCTCCGTCGAGGACGTCGAGGAGTTCGTGCGCCGGATCGACGGTCCTGTGGTGATCAAGACCATCCGCGGTGGCTACGACGGCAAGGGCGTCTCGATGGCCGACGACCTGGACCAGGCGCGCGAGATTGTGGCGAGCCACCTGGCCGACGGCGTGCCCGTACTGGCCGAGGAACGCGTGACGATGCGCCGGGAACTCGCTGCGCTGGTGGCCCGCTCGCCATTTGGGCAGGGAGCGGCGTGGCCGGTGGTGGAGACCGTCCAGCGCAACGGCATCTGTGTGGAGGCCTACGCCCCGGCGCCCGGCTTGTCGGACGAGCTGGGCGCTGCGGCCCAGGAACTCGGTCTGCGACTGGCCTGCGAACTCGGTGTCGTCGGCGTGCTGGCAGTCGAGTTGTTCGAGACGGTCGACGGCGCGTTGCTGGTCAACGAGCTGGCGATGCGACCGCACAACTCCGGACACTGGACCATGGACGGCGCGGTGACCAGCCAGTTCGAGCAGCATCTGCGGGCGGTGCTGGACTATCCGCTGGGTGACACCTCGGCCATTGCACCTGTCACGGTGATGGCCAACGTGCTCGGTGCTCCGGAGACACCGGCCATGTCGATGGACGAGCGCCTGCATCATCTGTTCGCCCGGATGCCCGAGGCCAAGGTGCACCTGTACGGCAAGGGGGAGCGGCCCGGCCGCAAGATCGGGCACGTCAACATGCTCGGCTCCGATGCGGTCGACCTGCGTGAGCGGGCGGTCCGCGCGGCGCATTGGCTGTCCCATGCGGAATGGACCGACGGATGGGACTCACATGCCGGGTAA
- a CDS encoding carbohydrate-binding domain-containing protein — MPNPRPTIVAGLLAVAIALALVPMASAASTSLEAEAMSVSPSYMGNTYTDSTASGGIALGLWGNSSASTNVSIPAAKGVVVRAMGQSCKGAPSMTISMNGTAIGTGTVSATSWTDYTATASIPAGTYTLTVAYTNDYRNGSCDRNLLLDKVTVLTSDATPAATTVTAPFAADSPWRTSIPAAAPLDPNSAAMVSRGARTGGVNANLVAYGVPIYRASADSPRYTVRCTITSWGRCPFDGYQVPIPAGAGPNTGSDAAMVIIDESTRKVFEFWQAKRSGSQWTASWGAVNDLDGSGWGGSSTGSGASRLAGVIRVAEIQQGAIPHALALQSDNVCARVFRAPAIKTDGQSTRSDCVPEGARLRLDPAVDLNALNLTSAERTVARALQVYGAYIIDAGAAPLSVSFELDPTASGGSIGSTYQQAGLRWDYDDMRGIPWNRLQVLR, encoded by the coding sequence ATGCCGAATCCGCGCCCGACGATCGTCGCCGGACTCCTCGCGGTTGCGATCGCACTGGCTCTCGTACCCATGGCGTCGGCCGCCAGCACGAGTCTCGAAGCCGAAGCCATGAGCGTGTCGCCGTCGTATATGGGTAACACGTACACCGATTCCACAGCTTCCGGTGGAATAGCGCTTGGGTTGTGGGGTAATTCGTCTGCTTCGACGAATGTCTCGATACCGGCAGCCAAGGGTGTCGTGGTCCGAGCCATGGGGCAATCGTGCAAGGGTGCGCCAAGCATGACCATTTCGATGAATGGCACGGCCATCGGGACCGGGACCGTCTCTGCGACGTCGTGGACCGACTACACCGCGACGGCGTCGATACCGGCAGGGACGTACACGCTGACCGTTGCGTATACCAACGATTACCGTAACGGGAGTTGCGACCGAAACCTGCTTTTGGACAAGGTCACCGTGTTGACTAGCGATGCGACTCCCGCCGCCACGACCGTCACCGCACCGTTTGCCGCGGATAGCCCGTGGCGCACGAGCATCCCCGCTGCGGCCCCGCTGGACCCGAACAGTGCGGCGATGGTCTCCCGGGGCGCCAGGACAGGCGGCGTGAATGCGAATCTGGTCGCTTATGGCGTTCCGATTTATCGGGCATCGGCGGACAGTCCGCGGTATACGGTGCGGTGCACGATCACGTCGTGGGGGCGGTGCCCGTTTGACGGTTATCAGGTGCCAATTCCGGCTGGGGCAGGCCCGAACACAGGGTCCGACGCGGCGATGGTGATCATCGATGAGTCGACCCGCAAGGTGTTCGAGTTCTGGCAGGCCAAGCGGTCCGGTAGTCAATGGACGGCGAGTTGGGGTGCGGTCAACGATCTGGATGGGTCGGGTTGGGGTGGGTCGAGCACCGGGTCGGGTGCGTCGCGGTTGGCTGGGGTGATCCGGGTCGCCGAGATTCAGCAGGGTGCGATCCCGCATGCGTTGGCACTTCAGAGTGACAACGTGTGTGCACGGGTTTTCCGTGCGCCGGCGATTAAGACTGACGGTCAGTCCACGCGATCAGACTGCGTTCCGGAGGGGGCACGGTTGCGGCTGGATCCGGCGGTGGATCTGAATGCGTTGAACCTGACGTCTGCGGAGCGGACGGTGGCGCGGGCGTTGCAGGTTTATGGCGCCTACATCATCGATGCGGGAGCAGCGCCGTTGAGTGTCAGTTTCGAGTTGGATCCCACCGCTAGCGGTGGCTCGATCGGGAGTACTTATCAGCAAGCAGGATTGCGGTGGGACTACGACGACATGCGTGGGATTCCCTGGAATCGCCTACAAGTGCTCCGATGA
- the galE gene encoding UDP-glucose 4-epimerase GalE, with product MTVLVTGGAGYIGAHVVRSLQQDGHDVVVVDDLSTGLPVRLSTGVPLQVGSVLDTDLLVRVMREFRVDSVIHLAGKKAVEESMAKPLFYHHQNVVGMHNLLVAMVDAGVHRLVFSSSAAVYGTPLTDDPVTEASPTQPESPYGRTKLMGEQMIQDAAIANPISWASLRYFNVAGAGDPTLADRGANNLIPKIFRAIDNGAAPQIYGGDHPTPDGTCIRDYIHVQDLAEAHACVLRQMAHEDIAATYNVGTGAGVSVLEVMHAVRQAIGRDFNWAVTDRRPGDPPQVVANPAKISNEVGWHAHHDLESIVTSAWKAWDSQK from the coding sequence ATGACCGTGTTGGTTACCGGCGGCGCCGGGTACATCGGTGCTCACGTCGTCCGTTCATTGCAACAGGATGGTCACGACGTCGTTGTGGTCGACGACCTGTCGACCGGCCTTCCCGTTCGGTTATCCACCGGTGTGCCGCTGCAAGTCGGTTCGGTCCTCGATACCGACCTACTTGTCCGGGTGATGCGAGAGTTCCGAGTTGACAGCGTCATCCACCTCGCTGGGAAAAAGGCCGTGGAAGAGTCGATGGCCAAGCCACTGTTCTATCACCACCAGAATGTGGTCGGGATGCACAACTTGCTCGTCGCGATGGTCGATGCTGGAGTGCATCGGCTGGTGTTCTCTTCGAGTGCCGCCGTGTACGGGACACCGCTAACCGACGACCCGGTTACTGAAGCGTCACCGACGCAACCTGAATCACCCTACGGCCGAACAAAACTTATGGGCGAGCAGATGATCCAAGATGCCGCCATCGCAAACCCGATCAGCTGGGCATCGCTGCGTTATTTCAACGTGGCCGGAGCAGGAGATCCGACACTGGCCGACCGTGGCGCAAACAACCTCATACCGAAGATCTTTCGGGCGATTGACAACGGTGCGGCACCGCAAATCTACGGCGGTGACCATCCGACCCCAGACGGTACATGTATCCGCGACTACATCCATGTGCAAGATCTTGCTGAGGCGCATGCCTGCGTCCTTCGCCAAATGGCACACGAAGATATTGCCGCCACTTACAACGTTGGAACCGGGGCCGGTGTAAGCGTGCTGGAGGTGATGCACGCTGTGCGCCAGGCGATCGGCAGAGATTTCAATTGGGCTGTCACTGACCGGCGTCCGGGCGATCCGCCCCAGGTAGTTGCCAATCCGGCGAAGATCAGCAACGAAGTCGGATGGCACGCGCACCACGACCTTGAGTCGATCGTCACCAGCGCTTGGAAAGCGTGGGACAGTCAGAAGTAG
- a CDS encoding PH domain-containing protein, which produces MGYPQNVLADDEQVVLHRHPHWKRLTGAVVVLLVASAVAAFAAAVVNTTDWQSTAKNVLFIVIGAIWLIVVGWLTLWPFLNWWTTHFVITDRRVMYRHGVLTRSGIDIPLARINSVEFRHSLSDRLLRTGTLIIESASQDPLEFHDIPRVERVHSLLYHEVFDTLGSEEFPS; this is translated from the coding sequence GTGGGTTACCCACAGAACGTGCTGGCCGACGACGAGCAAGTAGTCCTGCACCGGCACCCGCACTGGAAACGGCTGACCGGTGCCGTGGTGGTGTTGTTGGTGGCCAGCGCTGTCGCAGCGTTCGCCGCCGCGGTGGTCAACACCACCGACTGGCAATCGACGGCCAAGAACGTGCTGTTTATCGTGATCGGCGCGATCTGGCTGATCGTTGTCGGCTGGCTGACGCTGTGGCCGTTCCTCAACTGGTGGACGACGCATTTCGTCATTACCGACCGACGCGTGATGTACCGCCACGGCGTGCTGACCCGCTCCGGTATCGACATCCCGCTGGCACGGATCAACAGCGTCGAGTTCCGGCACAGTCTGAGCGATCGGCTGCTGCGCACCGGAACGCTGATCATCGAATCGGCGTCGCAGGATCCGCTGGAGTTTCACGACATTCCACGTGTGGAACGCGTGCACTCACTGCTGTATCACGAAGTTTTCGACACCTTGGGTTCCGAGGAGTTCCCGAGCTGA
- a CDS encoding GtrA family protein, giving the protein MSFADATIARLPRFVRPFAERHHELIKFAIVGATTFIIDSAIFYTLKLTILEPKPVTAKIIAGIVAVIASYILNREWSFQNRGGRERHHEALLFFAFSGVGVLLSMLPLYFSSYVLGLRVPEVSLTVENIADFVSAYILGNLLQMAFRFWAFRRWVFPDEFTDNPELALESTFTGGGIAEAFEDHAEHRRQAGAVTPLRGQRRRNRQLGNSSEPKVSKTS; this is encoded by the coding sequence GTGTCCTTTGCCGATGCGACGATCGCACGCCTACCGCGATTCGTCCGTCCGTTTGCCGAGCGGCATCATGAGCTGATCAAGTTCGCGATTGTCGGCGCGACGACGTTCATCATCGACTCGGCGATCTTCTACACCCTCAAGCTCACGATCCTGGAGCCCAAACCGGTGACCGCCAAGATCATCGCGGGCATCGTCGCGGTGATCGCGTCCTACATCCTCAACCGCGAGTGGAGCTTCCAGAACCGCGGCGGCCGGGAACGCCACCACGAGGCGCTGTTGTTCTTCGCGTTCAGCGGCGTCGGGGTGCTGCTGTCGATGCTCCCGCTGTATTTCTCCAGTTACGTGCTGGGGCTGCGGGTGCCGGAAGTGTCGCTGACAGTCGAGAACATCGCGGACTTCGTCTCGGCCTACATCTTGGGCAACCTCTTGCAGATGGCGTTCCGATTCTGGGCCTTCCGGCGCTGGGTGTTCCCGGATGAGTTCACCGACAACCCGGAACTGGCGCTGGAATCCACCTTCACCGGTGGCGGCATAGCCGAGGCGTTCGAGGATCACGCCGAGCATCGGCGGCAAGCAGGCGCCGTGACGCCGTTGCGCGGGCAACGCCGTCGCAACCGTCAGCTCGGGAACTCCTCGGAACCCAAGGTGTCGAAAACTTCGTGA
- a CDS encoding oligosaccharide flippase family protein: MGKESGPSADADDPAVAAPGQLGGVVRRGALTSAITLAFVQAASLVSTLILARLLTPEQVGVFAAATLLTTVLASISEGSLRLALIQRERDVDDAADTVFWSTAIGGLLMSVVAAVAAPVLGHFFHNDLVTAVALATSGLLFLQSLINVPDGLMQRGFNFLRRLVIDPSRALAYGAVAIPLAAYGFGVWSMVLGQYAAVLVWLVGSWSLARWRPGRGRPSWRLWRELARFAFPLLVQDIVLYIREMAQTAITGRRFGEATLGSYRYGSRIGLLPGLAVVEIGAYVLFPAFSRMAGDHARLRHAFLRALRWIWFAAAPVAVLVVTLGEQTVIVLLGEPWREAGMFLAALAGYGLGIALQAVASEAIKAAGRPALFHWTSALELVLGVGLVIALVPFGLVGVGIAISVTELAIGGVLLVLAKPIVGYRFTTLLRILAPASLAAGVALITAVFLRGTVASPVGMPTLAALGVLAAQATLLVLCYLLILALVDFRMALRLITAIRARF; the protein is encoded by the coding sequence ATGGGCAAGGAATCGGGTCCGAGTGCGGATGCCGACGACCCGGCCGTCGCCGCGCCCGGACAGCTCGGTGGGGTGGTTCGGCGCGGCGCGCTGACTTCGGCCATTACCCTCGCGTTTGTCCAGGCCGCTTCGCTGGTCTCCACGCTGATCTTGGCCCGCTTGCTCACTCCCGAACAGGTTGGGGTTTTCGCGGCTGCCACCTTGCTGACTACCGTGCTCGCCTCGATATCCGAAGGGAGCCTCCGTCTCGCGCTGATCCAACGCGAGCGCGATGTCGATGATGCTGCCGACACTGTCTTTTGGTCGACAGCGATCGGCGGATTGCTGATGAGCGTCGTCGCCGCAGTGGCGGCACCGGTGCTCGGCCATTTCTTCCACAACGACCTGGTCACCGCCGTCGCGCTTGCCACCTCCGGACTGTTGTTCCTTCAGTCGCTGATCAACGTGCCGGACGGCCTCATGCAACGCGGGTTCAATTTCCTACGGCGGTTGGTGATCGATCCCTCGCGTGCACTGGCATACGGCGCCGTAGCCATCCCGCTCGCGGCATACGGTTTCGGTGTCTGGTCGATGGTCCTCGGCCAATACGCCGCTGTACTCGTCTGGTTGGTTGGCTCGTGGTCGCTGGCCCGATGGCGTCCCGGCCGGGGACGACCGTCCTGGCGGCTGTGGCGTGAGCTTGCTCGATTCGCGTTTCCACTGCTGGTTCAAGACATCGTGCTATACATCCGCGAGATGGCACAGACCGCGATCACTGGGCGCAGATTTGGTGAGGCCACCCTCGGAAGCTATCGATATGGGAGCCGGATCGGGCTGCTGCCGGGTTTGGCCGTGGTCGAGATCGGGGCGTACGTGCTTTTCCCTGCTTTTTCTCGAATGGCTGGGGATCACGCGCGGCTGCGGCACGCATTTCTGCGCGCATTGCGGTGGATCTGGTTTGCTGCCGCCCCGGTTGCCGTCCTTGTCGTGACACTCGGTGAACAGACCGTCATCGTCCTACTCGGCGAGCCCTGGCGCGAGGCCGGAATGTTTCTGGCGGCATTGGCGGGCTACGGTCTCGGTATAGCCCTGCAGGCCGTCGCGTCTGAGGCGATCAAAGCCGCAGGCCGCCCGGCACTGTTCCACTGGACATCGGCACTCGAGCTAGTACTCGGTGTCGGCCTGGTCATCGCCCTCGTGCCCTTTGGCCTCGTCGGCGTAGGTATCGCCATATCAGTGACGGAACTGGCAATCGGGGGTGTTCTGTTGGTCCTGGCGAAACCAATCGTCGGGTACCGGTTCACCACGCTCCTCCGGATCCTCGCACCTGCTAGCCTGGCGGCCGGTGTTGCGTTGATCACGGCGGTTTTTCTGCGAGGTACGGTCGCTTCACCGGTTGGAATGCCTACGCTGGCTGCTCTCGGAGTCCTTGCGGCCCAGGCAACCTTACTTGTGCTGTGCTATCTGCTGATCTTGGCGCTCGTGGACTTCCGCATGGCCTTGCGGCTGATCACCGCGATCAGGGCGAGATTCTGA
- a CDS encoding biotin--[acetyl-CoA-carboxylase] ligase, which yields MNTRPPLDVTALRDGLAGLPWRRIDVVEETGSTNADLLARAAAGEDIAGAVLFGEYQSEGRGRQGRQWSAPPRSQLSVSVGVDATGVPVESWGWLPLATGVAVVDAVAEVTGVRVGLKWPNDVLVGPGGGKLAGILAEVASPAPVIVVGLGLNVTMTADEAPDPRATSLTQLGAATVDRTPLAEVLLRHLAVRIAAWRRGDSTLAADYLSRSVTIGTRVRAIMPGDHTMVGVAEAIDELGRLVIRTDPGTGTEQVTVSAGDIAHLRPDEP from the coding sequence ATGAACACCAGGCCACCACTGGACGTGACGGCGCTGCGCGACGGGCTGGCCGGCCTGCCGTGGCGGCGCATCGATGTCGTCGAGGAAACCGGATCAACCAACGCCGATCTGCTGGCCAGGGCGGCCGCCGGCGAGGATATCGCCGGCGCTGTGCTGTTCGGCGAATATCAGAGCGAAGGCCGTGGCAGGCAGGGCAGGCAGTGGTCGGCGCCGCCGCGCTCACAGCTGTCGGTGTCCGTCGGCGTCGACGCCACGGGCGTGCCGGTCGAATCGTGGGGCTGGCTGCCGCTGGCTACCGGCGTCGCCGTCGTCGATGCGGTCGCCGAAGTCACCGGTGTGCGTGTCGGCCTCAAGTGGCCCAACGACGTGCTGGTCGGGCCCGGCGGCGGAAAACTGGCCGGCATCCTGGCGGAGGTGGCGTCCCCGGCGCCGGTCATCGTCGTGGGCCTCGGCCTGAACGTGACCATGACCGCCGACGAGGCCCCCGATCCACGGGCCACCTCGCTGACACAACTCGGAGCCGCCACGGTGGATCGCACTCCCTTGGCCGAAGTGCTGCTTCGGCACCTGGCCGTCCGAATCGCCGCGTGGCGTCGCGGCGATTCCACGCTGGCCGCCGACTATCTGAGTCGCAGCGTGACCATCGGTACGCGGGTACGCGCGATCATGCCGGGCGATCACACCATGGTCGGCGTCGCCGAGGCGATCGACGAGTTGGGCCGTCTGGTCATCCGAACCGACCCTGGTACCGGAACCGAGCAGGTCACGGTGTCCGCTGGTGACATCGCCCATCTCCGTCCCGACGAGCCGTAG
- a CDS encoding GNAT family N-acetyltransferase produces MVDIVVADTPLDADRWDRLVESAEIPTPFARSWWLQAWSGPRSRIVHVLDGGELVGGVALESERVRGIELVRLLGHVLAPDHCDLLARPGYETTVVSALSDWFARPGQRRIRLEGIATGAALLDALPPGDTTAVLDRAPWQCLPADFPSYLATRSRMLRKNISRYRRQTVDQGLRHHVVAASDAEFGLAEMRRLHSISFGAKSSFLPHFDVFARAAARGIEKGEVLLHTLVDGDRAVAVEVVFQVAGRVSTYQSGRDTSDPRIARLGTTLMSHVIEHAIESGCRELDMLRGSQDYKRFWANDSRDILSVRVASGRVATGLERSVAGLRRMKRTFASLADARSAHLAVRPAHR; encoded by the coding sequence GTGGTGGACATCGTCGTTGCGGACACCCCGCTCGATGCCGATCGCTGGGATCGCCTCGTCGAATCCGCTGAGATACCAACCCCTTTCGCGCGGTCCTGGTGGCTTCAGGCGTGGAGTGGGCCGCGATCTCGGATCGTCCATGTGCTGGACGGTGGGGAACTGGTGGGCGGCGTGGCCCTGGAATCCGAGCGGGTTCGAGGGATCGAACTGGTTCGCCTCCTTGGGCATGTATTGGCCCCCGATCATTGTGACCTGCTCGCCCGCCCCGGGTATGAGACGACTGTTGTGTCGGCTCTTTCCGACTGGTTCGCCCGTCCTGGTCAGCGTCGCATTCGCCTCGAAGGCATTGCCACTGGCGCGGCGCTGTTGGACGCCCTCCCGCCGGGTGACACAACAGCCGTACTTGATCGGGCACCCTGGCAATGTCTGCCAGCGGATTTCCCGAGTTACCTTGCCACCCGCAGCCGAATGCTCCGCAAGAATATTTCCCGTTACCGTCGTCAAACCGTCGATCAAGGTTTGCGTCATCACGTGGTGGCAGCCAGCGACGCCGAGTTTGGCCTCGCCGAGATGCGCCGCCTGCACTCCATATCGTTTGGTGCGAAGTCCAGCTTTTTACCTCACTTCGACGTGTTCGCGCGGGCAGCGGCGCGGGGGATCGAAAAGGGCGAGGTGTTACTGCACACCCTGGTCGACGGTGACCGGGCTGTGGCAGTGGAAGTGGTTTTCCAGGTCGCTGGCAGGGTCAGCACCTACCAAAGCGGGCGCGACACTTCAGATCCACGGATTGCCAGGCTCGGCACGACGTTGATGAGCCATGTCATAGAACACGCCATCGAGTCGGGTTGCCGGGAACTTGACATGCTGCGAGGCAGTCAGGATTACAAGCGCTTCTGGGCCAACGATAGTCGTGACATCCTCTCCGTTCGCGTGGCCAGCGGCCGTGTAGCAACTGGCCTCGAGCGTTCTGTGGCCGGGTTGCGACGTATGAAGCGAACGTTTGCATCATTGGCGGATGCGCGATCTGCCCACCTTGCCGTGCGACCGGCACATCGATAG